One Cyclopterus lumpus isolate fCycLum1 chromosome 7, fCycLum1.pri, whole genome shotgun sequence DNA window includes the following coding sequences:
- the LOC117733654 gene encoding homeobox protein Hox-B4-like, translated as MDPQSALPLQLHGNSFAMSSGQVPQLSVGCVEEGGGGGQEAELNQHMTSSAHVSCRLNPGEQLQCPLEPLVHCHAKGKMDIESRGCSLLTICRSGVIFPWMKPRTTDSEQSARGRLCVRSERTAFTKGQLLELEKEFHFSPYLRRPQRLEMGAGLQLTDRQVKIWFQNRRMRYKKERRHGKVAGSSQGSPYNPSLSLSSCADQLRFQGECVVRTSSSELRFTDYAPMSSSLFGSHSDASSGQCNHPADLPHLSCILPSVANGPPPSCTGADSHHHAGISNWP; from the exons ATGGACCCCCAGTCTGCCCTCCCACTGCAGCTGCATGGCAACAGTTTTGCTATGAGCTCTGGACAAGTGCCACAACTAAGCGTGGGATGtgttgaagaaggaggaggtggaggccaaGAAGCTGAACTTAATCAACACATGACCTCCTCTGCTCATGTCAGTTGCAGGTTGAACCCAGGTGAACAGCTTCAGTGCCCACTGGAGCCTCTGGTTCACTGCCATGCCAAGGGCAAGATGGACATCGAGAGCAGGGGCTGCAGTCTACTCACCATCTGCCGCTCAGGAGTAATTTTTCCCTGGATGAAGCCACGGACAACTGATTCTGAACAATCTG CCAGAGGAAGGCTCTGTGTCAGGAGCGAGAGAACGGCCTTCACCAAAGGccagctgctggagctggagaaggagtttCACTTCAGCCCTTACCTGCGTCGTCCTCAGCGGCTGGAGATGGGTGCTGGGCTGCAACTCACCGACCGCCAGGTCAAGATCTGGTTTCAGAACCGCAGGATGAGGTACAAAAAAGAGCGGAGGCATGGAAAGGTGGCAGGGTCTTCCCAGGGGTCTCCCTATAACCCTTCCCTCAGCTTGAGCTCATGTGCCGACCAGCTGAGGTTTCAGGGTGAATGTGTTGTTAGGACTTCCTCCTCAGAGCTACGCTTCACAGATTACGCTcctatgtcctcctctctctttggcTCTCACAGTGATGCCAGCAGTGGTCAGTGTAATCACCCCGCAGACCTTCCCCATTTGAGCTGCATACTTCCATCTGTTGCAAATGGTCCTCCACCCTCCTGTACAGGCGCAGATAGTCATCACCATGCTGGCATTTCAAACTGGCCCTAG